A region from the Acidiferrobacter sp. SPIII_3 genome encodes:
- a CDS encoding SOS cell division inhibitor SulA, which produces MSTGFPALDQGLGGGWPVGVLTELRAGRMGIGEMRLLLPVLAALSREGRLIWVAPPYGPYAPALVAHDIALDHLIVVRPRTHKEALWAVSQGLLSPAVGAVVSWFGDIREQEFRALQRHAAQGGHWGFCFLPQDLAPQPSRLRLVLESAPEGVRITLARKAGRPVAPLVVAL; this is translated from the coding sequence ATGTCCACGGGTTTCCCGGCGCTCGATCAGGGCCTGGGGGGAGGTTGGCCGGTCGGCGTGCTGACGGAGTTGCGTGCCGGCCGGATGGGTATCGGTGAGATGCGTCTGCTGCTGCCGGTGCTGGCGGCCTTGAGCCGCGAAGGTCGACTGATATGGGTGGCGCCCCCCTACGGACCCTACGCCCCTGCGCTCGTCGCTCACGATATCGCGCTGGATCACCTGATCGTCGTGCGTCCGAGGACTCACAAGGAGGCCTTGTGGGCAGTCAGCCAAGGGCTTTTGAGCCCCGCCGTCGGGGCCGTGGTGAGTTGGTTTGGCGATATCCGTGAGCAGGAGTTCCGTGCCCTGCAGCGGCACGCCGCCCAAGGGGGGCATTGGGGCTTTTGTTTCCTGCCCCAGGACCTTGCGCCCCAGCCGTCGCGCCTGCGTCTCGTCTTGGAGTCCGCGCCAGAAGGCGTGCGCATCACGCTGGCCCGCAAGGCTGGGCGTCCGGTGGCGCCGCTTGTCGTTGCGCTCTAG
- the lexA gene encoding transcriptional repressor LexA, translating to MSILTGRQQQVLDWIRGQIEATGRPPTRAEIAAALGFRSVNAAEEHVRALARKGVIVLTPGSARGIRLPDRREEGIPVIGRVAAGQPLLAHAHVTAHHQVDPALFRPRADYFLTVVGESMRDAGIRDGDLLAVHKTPTAHDGQIVVARLEDEVTVKRLRRRAGQVVLLPENPAFRPIVLRDREDWVIEGIGVGVLRQGLEGMP from the coding sequence ATGTCGATTCTTACAGGGCGTCAACAGCAGGTTCTGGATTGGATCCGGGGGCAGATCGAGGCCACCGGCCGGCCGCCCACACGCGCCGAGATCGCCGCCGCCCTGGGTTTCCGGTCCGTCAACGCCGCCGAGGAGCATGTGCGGGCGTTGGCGCGCAAGGGCGTGATCGTCTTGACCCCCGGGAGTGCGCGCGGTATCCGTCTGCCGGATCGGCGCGAGGAGGGCATCCCCGTGATCGGGCGGGTGGCGGCCGGCCAGCCCCTGCTCGCGCACGCCCATGTCACCGCCCACCATCAGGTCGATCCGGCCCTGTTCCGGCCACGCGCGGACTATTTCCTGACGGTAGTCGGCGAGAGTATGCGCGATGCCGGGATTCGGGATGGGGATCTCCTGGCGGTTCACAAGACCCCGACTGCCCACGACGGACAGATCGTCGTGGCGCGGCTGGAGGACGAGGTGACGGTCAAACGCTTGCGGCGTCGCGCGGGGCAGGTCGTGTTGCTGCCGGAGAACCCGGCCTTTCGGCCGATCGTGCTACGGGACCGCGAGGATTGGGTCATAGAAGGGATCGGGGTGGGGGTGTTGCGCCAAGGGCTGGAGGGCATGCCCTGA
- a CDS encoding NAD(P)H-quinone oxidoreductase, which produces MRYIDYEPGGDADTLRLAEGPTPAPRTGEILIEVAYAGINRPDILQRSGRYPPPPGASPILGLEVSGHVAEVGAGVQEWRGGDAVTALVPGGGYAEYCTTPADQALRVPAHMDLASAAALPENWFTVWANAADMGALKAGERLLVHGGTSGIGFTAIQLARFLGATCWATVGNDDKAAFCRASGAHHVINYRTTDFAEAVMEATGHQGIDVILDVVGAPYLERHIGILRRDGRLVFIALSGDNRGEIDLAPILTKRLRLTGSAMRPRTVGEKRAIRDALAQHIWPELDHGRLLPHIGARFPLTEAARAHALMESGDHRGKIVLAVKP; this is translated from the coding sequence ATGCGATACATCGACTACGAACCCGGTGGCGACGCCGATACCTTGCGACTCGCCGAGGGCCCGACCCCGGCCCCACGGACCGGTGAGATCCTGATCGAAGTCGCGTACGCCGGCATCAATCGCCCGGACATCCTGCAGCGGTCGGGACGCTATCCGCCGCCGCCAGGCGCCTCCCCGATCCTTGGTCTCGAGGTCTCCGGGCATGTCGCTGAGGTAGGAGCCGGCGTACAGGAATGGCGGGGCGGTGACGCCGTAACGGCGCTCGTGCCCGGCGGCGGCTACGCCGAATACTGCACCACACCCGCTGATCAGGCCTTGCGCGTCCCTGCCCACATGGATCTGGCATCCGCCGCCGCCCTCCCCGAGAACTGGTTTACGGTATGGGCCAACGCCGCCGACATGGGCGCACTGAAAGCGGGCGAGCGCCTGCTCGTGCATGGCGGCACGAGCGGCATCGGGTTCACGGCCATCCAACTCGCCAGGTTTCTTGGCGCGACCTGCTGGGCGACGGTCGGGAACGACGACAAGGCGGCCTTCTGTCGCGCATCCGGCGCCCACCACGTCATCAATTACCGAACGACCGATTTCGCGGAAGCGGTGATGGAGGCGACTGGCCATCAGGGCATCGACGTGATCCTCGATGTCGTGGGCGCCCCCTATTTGGAGCGTCACATCGGCATCCTCAGGCGTGACGGCCGGCTCGTCTTCATCGCACTCTCCGGCGACAACCGAGGCGAGATCGACCTCGCCCCGATCCTGACCAAGCGCCTGCGGTTGACCGGCTCCGCCATGCGCCCGCGCACGGTCGGCGAAAAGCGCGCCATACGCGACGCACTCGCCCAGCACATCTGGCCCGAACTCGATCACGGCCGGCTGCTCCCACACATCGGCGCGCGGTTTCCGCTCACCGAGGCCGCGCGCGCCCATGCGCTCATGGAAAGCGGCGACCATCGCGGCAAGATCGTGCTTGCCGTAAAGCCCTAA
- a CDS encoding PIN domain-containing protein: MRGIIAIDTNVLLQRILDDDDGQAASARRLFECDELLLITEVVLVEAVWTLTGKRYKATKDDVRALVVSLLEEPNVVFWDREVIWSALDDFLAARPVKTANGLKVADFADALIMNTAKAAARDRHLACLGTYTFDRAALEIDGTKSPE, translated from the coding sequence GTGCGAGGCATCATTGCGATCGACACAAATGTGTTGTTGCAGCGCATCCTCGATGACGATGACGGGCAGGCGGCGAGCGCCCGGAGGCTTTTCGAGTGCGACGAATTACTCTTGATCACCGAGGTCGTGCTGGTAGAAGCGGTATGGACCCTCACGGGGAAGCGCTACAAGGCCACCAAGGACGATGTCCGGGCGTTGGTCGTAAGTTTACTGGAGGAGCCGAACGTGGTTTTCTGGGACCGGGAAGTGATCTGGTCGGCGCTCGACGATTTCCTGGCTGCGAGGCCCGTGAAAACCGCCAACGGTCTAAAGGTAGCCGATTTTGCTGACGCGTTGATCATGAACACGGCAAAGGCCGCGGCTCGTGACCGGCATCTGGCTTGCCTGGGCACTTATACCTTTGATCGGGCGGCGTTGGAGATCGATGGGACAAAATCCCCTGAATAG
- a CDS encoding AbrB/MazE/SpoVT family DNA-binding domain-containing protein, which yields MPVLSPKRQITVPKELCDRLRIHAGDELDIFEHGGRVTLIKKRKGASDGVLRDLKAERGSSDEESLMDTVASRRSSASED from the coding sequence ATGCCTGTGTTGAGTCCGAAACGTCAGATTACGGTACCGAAAGAGCTCTGCGACCGTCTTCGTATCCATGCCGGTGACGAACTCGATATTTTCGAGCACGGAGGTCGCGTTACGCTCATCAAAAAGCGCAAGGGTGCAAGCGACGGGGTGCTGAGAGACCTCAAGGCGGAGCGTGGCTCCTCCGATGAGGAATCCTTGATGGACACTGTTGCATCGAGACGGTCGTCGGCCTCCGAGGACTAG
- a CDS encoding 2-isopropylmalate synthase, whose protein sequence is MTDQLLVFDTTLRDGEQSPGASMTCEEKVRIARALERLRVDVIEAGFPIASPDDFKAVKAVAEAITESRVCGLARALIKDIDRAAEALKPARAGRIHTFIATSPIHMREKLRMSPEAVLEGAVKAVRHARQFTDDVEFSAEDAGRSDPDFLCRVMEAVITAGARTVNIPDTVGYSVPAQFGELIAMLRNRIPNADQAVFSVHCHNDLGLAVANSLSAVYHGARQVECTINGLGERAGNAALEEIVMAVRTRQDVFKCDTRIETPHIVAASRLVSTVTGFAVQPNKAIVGANAFAHEAGIHQDGVIKNRETYEIMRAEDVGWTANRMVLGKHSGRNAFRARLAEIGVTLKDDAALNQAFERFKDLADKKHEIFDEDLQALVSEGALEAVESVKLMALETASGTGTKPHADVRLAWNGKEHEARAEGGGPVDAAFRAIEGVVASGAILQLYAVNAITSGTDAQGEVTVRLERQGRIVNGHGADTDIVLASAKAYLNALNKLLVPDNRTHPQLPRGM, encoded by the coding sequence ATGACCGATCAACTCTTGGTGTTCGATACCACATTACGCGACGGGGAACAGAGCCCCGGCGCATCTATGACCTGCGAGGAAAAGGTACGTATCGCGCGTGCCCTGGAGCGCCTGCGGGTCGATGTGATCGAGGCCGGGTTCCCGATCGCAAGCCCTGACGACTTCAAGGCCGTGAAGGCGGTGGCCGAGGCGATTACGGAGAGCCGCGTGTGCGGGCTTGCCCGGGCGTTGATCAAGGACATCGACCGCGCCGCGGAGGCGCTGAAGCCGGCGCGTGCCGGGCGCATCCATACCTTTATCGCGACATCGCCGATTCATATGCGTGAAAAGCTGCGCATGAGTCCGGAGGCCGTGCTCGAGGGCGCGGTGAAGGCGGTGCGCCATGCCCGGCAGTTCACCGATGACGTGGAGTTCTCGGCGGAGGACGCCGGCCGTTCGGATCCCGATTTCCTGTGCCGGGTCATGGAGGCGGTGATCACTGCCGGCGCGCGCACCGTCAACATCCCCGACACTGTCGGTTACAGCGTCCCCGCGCAGTTCGGGGAGCTCATCGCCATGCTGAGAAACCGCATTCCGAACGCCGATCAGGCGGTGTTCTCGGTGCATTGCCATAACGACCTGGGTCTGGCGGTCGCCAATTCTCTTTCGGCCGTGTACCACGGGGCCCGTCAGGTCGAATGCACGATCAATGGGCTCGGGGAACGCGCCGGTAACGCCGCCCTGGAGGAGATCGTCATGGCCGTGCGCACGCGCCAGGACGTCTTCAAGTGCGATACGCGTATCGAGACCCCGCATATCGTGGCCGCGAGCCGCCTGGTATCGACCGTCACCGGCTTTGCCGTGCAGCCCAACAAGGCGATCGTCGGCGCCAATGCCTTTGCCCACGAGGCCGGCATTCACCAGGATGGCGTCATCAAGAACCGCGAGACCTACGAGATCATGCGGGCCGAGGACGTGGGTTGGACCGCGAACCGCATGGTGCTCGGCAAGCACTCGGGGCGTAACGCCTTTCGCGCGCGCTTAGCCGAGATCGGCGTTACCTTGAAGGACGACGCCGCCCTGAACCAGGCCTTCGAGCGCTTCAAGGATCTCGCGGACAAGAAGCACGAGATCTTCGATGAGGATCTCCAGGCGCTGGTGAGCGAGGGCGCCCTGGAGGCCGTGGAGTCGGTGAAGCTTATGGCGTTGGAGACCGCCTCGGGTACCGGTACCAAACCGCATGCCGATGTGCGGCTCGCGTGGAATGGCAAGGAGCATGAGGCCCGCGCCGAGGGCGGGGGGCCGGTCGATGCCGCGTTTCGCGCCATCGAGGGCGTGGTGGCGAGCGGCGCCATCCTACAGCTCTATGCCGTGAACGCCATCACGAGCGGCACCGACGCCCAAGGCGAGGTAACCGTGCGTCTCGAACGCCAGGGGCGCATCGTGAACGGCCACGGTGCCGATACCGACATCGTGCTCGCCTCCGCCAAGGCCTATCTGAATGCCTTGAACAAGCTGCTCGTGCCCGACAACCGCACCCACCCCCAATTACCCAGAGGGATGTAA
- a CDS encoding DHA2 family efflux MFS transporter permease subunit, translating into MKDPGRPATSFWAVALVVAVAAFMEVLDLTIVNVSLLHIMGSMAISQNRAIWVLTAYTMTNAIILPLSGWLATTLGRKRYFMGCIAAFSLTSLLCGLSPNFPALVLFRALQGIAGGGLQPNAQAILTDAAPAAKRGMAFAIYGMAVVFAPAIGPTVGGWITDHIGWRWIFLINVPVGLLILPLVQALVHDPESFVQARSARRASAPRADFVGFALITLGLGLMQVVLDRGQRDDWFSSLAIVTMTITVILALAVFAIREWRQADPIVDLRLLRDRGFAAANILMFMLGALLLGSTALLPLFMQSLLGYTAMDAGLVLSPGGLAIMALMPLVGQLVSRLDGRVLIAGGLCISGFATLLMTHFDTHTGFMTLVWTRALQAAGLAFLFIPINTLAFASLPGSKSSNASAIINMSRNIGGSVGMSIAATVLARRAQYHQSQLVARITPYNPNLHTYLAAVQNAIGHVVPMAGFMHLYTTVLRQSEMLAYIDDFELMGILFFACLPLVLLFRRVKPLPHGR; encoded by the coding sequence ATGAAAGACCCCGGACGACCGGCGACGAGTTTCTGGGCAGTCGCTTTGGTGGTCGCCGTCGCGGCGTTCATGGAGGTGTTGGACCTCACGATCGTCAACGTATCGTTGCTGCACATCATGGGCAGCATGGCGATCTCCCAGAACAGGGCCATCTGGGTGCTTACGGCCTACACCATGACCAATGCCATCATTCTGCCTTTGAGCGGCTGGTTGGCCACGACGCTTGGACGCAAGCGCTACTTCATGGGCTGTATCGCCGCGTTCTCGCTGACCTCGCTATTATGCGGCCTTAGTCCCAATTTTCCGGCGCTCGTGCTATTCCGGGCCCTGCAAGGTATTGCCGGCGGCGGACTGCAGCCCAATGCCCAGGCCATCCTCACCGACGCCGCGCCCGCCGCCAAGCGCGGTATGGCGTTCGCGATCTATGGCATGGCCGTGGTGTTTGCGCCGGCCATCGGCCCCACGGTTGGTGGTTGGATCACGGACCATATAGGCTGGCGCTGGATCTTTCTCATCAATGTCCCGGTCGGGCTGCTGATCCTGCCCCTGGTGCAGGCGCTGGTGCATGACCCGGAGTCCTTCGTTCAGGCGCGTAGCGCGCGGCGGGCATCCGCGCCGCGCGCGGATTTCGTGGGCTTTGCGCTCATCACCCTGGGTCTTGGTCTCATGCAGGTGGTGCTTGACCGTGGCCAGCGGGACGATTGGTTCAGTTCCCTCGCCATCGTGACCATGACCATCACCGTGATCCTGGCGCTCGCAGTCTTTGCGATCCGCGAGTGGCGCCAGGCGGACCCGATCGTGGATCTGCGCCTGCTTCGTGATCGGGGCTTTGCCGCCGCCAATATCCTCATGTTCATGCTTGGTGCGCTGCTCCTTGGCAGTACCGCCTTGCTGCCGCTTTTCATGCAGTCGCTCCTGGGCTACACGGCCATGGATGCCGGCCTCGTGCTGTCCCCGGGCGGGCTTGCCATCATGGCCCTGATGCCTTTGGTGGGGCAGCTCGTGTCGCGCCTCGATGGTCGCGTCCTGATAGCGGGCGGGCTTTGTATCAGCGGGTTCGCGACTCTGCTCATGACGCATTTCGACACCCACACGGGCTTTATGACACTCGTTTGGACGCGCGCGCTGCAGGCCGCGGGTCTCGCCTTCTTGTTCATCCCCATCAACACGCTGGCATTCGCGTCCCTGCCGGGATCCAAGTCGAGCAACGCCTCGGCCATCATCAATATGTCGCGCAATATCGGCGGCAGTGTCGGCATGTCGATTGCCGCCACGGTCCTCGCGCGCCGTGCGCAGTATCACCAAAGCCAGCTCGTGGCACGCATCACACCCTATAACCCCAATCTGCATACCTATCTGGCGGCGGTCCAGAATGCCATCGGCCACGTCGTGCCCATGGCCGGGTTCATGCATCTCTATACGACGGTGTTGCGCCAGTCCGAGATGCTTGCCTACATCGATGACTTCGAGCTCATGGGGATCCTATTCTTCGCCTGCCTGCCGCTCGTGTTGCTCTTTCGCCGTGTGAAACCTTTGCCCCATGGCCGATGA
- a CDS encoding DUF4440 domain-containing protein, translating to MTNRDSPHLLRILEERLLNCSQNPDEPSPATLLADDFYEIGRSGRLYDRTETLRRLTGKRRRETTIRDFQVRFLSPEVALIVYLLVDAEEEEDDRAASWRSSVWRCQYGRWQIHFHQGTPAAHLTDEPASFLP from the coding sequence ATGACCAACCGCGATTCCCCCCACCTCCTGCGCATCCTAGAGGAGCGGCTCTTGAACTGCAGCCAGAATCCGGACGAACCCAGTCCCGCCACGCTGCTCGCGGACGACTTCTATGAGATCGGCCGTTCCGGGCGGCTCTATGATCGAACCGAAACCCTGAGGCGACTGACCGGCAAACGGCGCCGCGAGACCACGATCCGCGATTTCCAGGTGCGCTTTCTGTCCCCGGAGGTCGCCCTGATCGTCTATCTGCTGGTCGATGCCGAAGAGGAGGAGGACGACAGGGCGGCCAGCTGGCGCAGCTCGGTCTGGCGATGCCAATATGGACGCTGGCAGATCCACTTTCATCAGGGGACGCCGGCGGCTCACCTGACCGACGAGCCCGCATCCTTCCTGCCCTGA
- the pssA gene encoding CDP-diacylglycerol--serine O-phosphatidyltransferase, whose amino-acid sequence MMEDKRKGIYILPNLFTTAALFAGFYAIVQAMKGEFWHAAVAVFIAMVMDGLDGRVARWTHTESDFGAQYDSLSDMVSFGLAPALVVYEWGLSGLGKLGWLAAFIYSAAAALRLARFNIQTSTDRRLSFHGLPSPAAAAVVTGLVWVLQGYGAPPLWLRATALAVTVLIGAAMVSNIRYHSFKHIDLKGRVPFIAVLAIVLIFVLISLDPARVLFALFFCYALSGPIDSLVRRYRRSLHRRRLGDSHEGSPRV is encoded by the coding sequence ATGATGGAAGACAAGCGCAAGGGTATCTACATCCTGCCGAATCTCTTTACGACGGCGGCGCTCTTTGCCGGCTTCTATGCCATCGTGCAGGCCATGAAGGGCGAGTTCTGGCACGCCGCGGTGGCGGTGTTCATCGCCATGGTCATGGATGGGCTGGACGGGCGGGTGGCGCGCTGGACGCACACCGAGAGCGATTTCGGGGCGCAGTATGACAGTCTGTCGGACATGGTGTCGTTCGGCCTTGCCCCGGCGCTGGTCGTCTATGAATGGGGGCTCTCGGGACTCGGTAAGCTTGGTTGGCTCGCGGCCTTCATCTACTCGGCGGCCGCCGCCTTGCGTCTGGCGCGCTTCAATATTCAGACCAGCACCGACCGGCGCCTGTCGTTTCATGGCCTACCGAGTCCGGCGGCGGCGGCGGTCGTCACCGGTCTCGTGTGGGTCCTGCAAGGTTATGGCGCGCCGCCACTGTGGCTGCGCGCCACGGCCTTGGCCGTTACCGTCTTGATCGGTGCGGCGATGGTCAGCAATATCCGCTACCACAGCTTCAAACACATCGACTTGAAGGGGCGGGTGCCCTTTATCGCGGTACTTGCCATCGTCCTGATCTTCGTGCTGATCTCGCTCGATCCCGCGCGCGTGCTGTTTGCCCTGTTTTTCTGTTATGCCCTGTCGGGGCCGATCGATTCGCTGGTACGCCGCTATCGTCGCTCGCTGCACAGGCGCCGGTTGGGTGACAGCCACGAGGGATCGCCGCGGGTCTGA
- a CDS encoding phosphatidylserine decarboxylase: MAAAALVTWWWGPWVALPLWLFAVFVLQFFRDPRRVLAEGQDAVLCPADGRVIMVGPAEDPYLKRPAIKCSIFMNVFNVHSNRLPVAGQVRRRWYSPGRFLNASLDKASEHNERNALWITTAGGDDVVVVQVAGLIARRILCYVGEGEVVDRGRRYGFIRFGSRVDVYLPPGAHPEVALGDKVKAGSQILARLAGRGPRVQ, from the coding sequence ATGGCCGCCGCCGCGCTCGTCACATGGTGGTGGGGGCCTTGGGTGGCCCTACCCTTGTGGCTGTTCGCGGTTTTTGTGCTACAGTTTTTTCGGGACCCGCGTCGCGTCTTGGCTGAGGGTCAGGACGCGGTCCTGTGTCCGGCCGACGGGCGCGTCATCATGGTGGGTCCGGCCGAGGACCCGTACCTGAAACGGCCGGCCATCAAATGCAGTATCTTCATGAATGTCTTCAACGTCCACTCCAATCGTTTGCCGGTCGCCGGGCAGGTTCGGCGCCGCTGGTATAGCCCGGGACGTTTTTTGAATGCATCCTTGGACAAGGCCTCGGAGCATAATGAGCGCAACGCGCTCTGGATCACGACAGCGGGCGGAGACGATGTCGTGGTCGTGCAGGTTGCGGGTCTGATCGCGCGGCGCATCCTCTGCTATGTGGGCGAGGGCGAGGTGGTGGACCGGGGAAGGCGTTATGGATTCATCCGCTTCGGCTCGCGCGTCGATGTCTACCTGCCGCCGGGGGCGCATCCCGAGGTGGCCTTGGGCGACAAGGTAAAGGCCGGATCGCAGATCCTGGCCCGTCTCGCGGGTCGGGGCCCGCGCGTTCAGTGA
- the ilvC gene encoding ketol-acid reductoisomerase, which translates to MQVYYEKDADLGLIRKKKVAIIGYGSQGHAHANNLKDSGVDVVVGLRAGSPSAAKATRAGLTVKPVEEAVKDADLVMILAPDELQAGIYEKMEPHLKKGVALAFAHGFSIHFGRIKPRADMDVIMIAPKGPGHLVRSTFTQNGGVPCLIAVSQDASGQGQALALSYAAAIGGARAGVIATTFKEETETDLFGEQAVLCGGVTSLVQAGFETLTEAGYAPEMAYFECLHELKLIVDLMYEGGIANMRYSISNTAEYGDLTRGPRVVNEATKAEMKRILGEIQSGQFAREWVAENETGGKRFPELRAKAAQHPIEAVGERLRGMMPWIGANKIVDKEKN; encoded by the coding sequence ATGCAAGTGTATTACGAAAAGGACGCCGACCTCGGCCTCATTCGCAAGAAGAAGGTGGCGATCATAGGCTATGGTTCGCAAGGCCATGCGCATGCGAACAACCTCAAGGACTCGGGTGTCGATGTGGTGGTGGGTCTGCGCGCGGGCTCGCCCTCGGCCGCGAAGGCGACGCGTGCGGGGCTTACCGTGAAGCCTGTGGAAGAGGCGGTCAAGGACGCGGACTTGGTCATGATTCTGGCCCCCGACGAGCTGCAGGCCGGGATCTACGAGAAGATGGAGCCGCACCTGAAAAAGGGCGTGGCACTGGCCTTCGCGCACGGCTTTAGCATCCATTTCGGACGCATAAAACCCCGCGCGGACATGGATGTGATCATGATCGCCCCCAAGGGGCCGGGCCATCTGGTGCGCTCCACTTTCACCCAAAACGGCGGCGTCCCATGTCTCATTGCGGTGAGTCAGGACGCCTCCGGCCAGGGCCAGGCGTTGGCGCTGTCTTATGCCGCGGCCATCGGCGGGGCGCGTGCCGGCGTCATCGCCACTACCTTCAAGGAAGAGACCGAGACCGATCTGTTCGGGGAGCAGGCGGTGCTGTGTGGCGGCGTGACCTCGCTGGTGCAGGCCGGTTTCGAGACCCTGACCGAGGCGGGCTATGCCCCGGAGATGGCCTATTTCGAGTGCCTGCACGAACTGAAGTTGATCGTGGACCTCATGTATGAGGGCGGTATTGCCAACATGCGGTACTCGATATCGAACACCGCCGAGTACGGCGATCTCACGCGCGGTCCGCGGGTCGTGAACGAGGCGACCAAGGCCGAGATGAAGCGTATCCTGGGCGAGATCCAGTCGGGCCAGTTCGCGCGCGAGTGGGTGGCCGAAAACGAGACGGGCGGCAAGCGCTTCCCTGAGTTGCGCGCCAAGGCCGCCCAGCATCCGATCGAGGCGGTCGGCGAACGCCTGCGCGGCATGATGCCGTGGATCGGGGCTAACAAGATCGTCGACAAAGAGAAAAATTGA
- the ilvN gene encoding acetolactate synthase small subunit codes for MRHIISILLENEAGALSRVAGLFSARGYNIASLTVAPTEDPSLSRMTLVTSGSEGVVDQIRKQLNKLVDVVKLVDLTDNERIEREMLLIKVCAEGGERDEIKRLSDIFRGRIIDVTDRAYTIELTGDGSKLDAFISVLQSRRILEVVRSGVIGIARGNGACIPDAP; via the coding sequence ATGCGCCACATCATTTCCATACTTCTGGAGAACGAGGCGGGCGCCTTGTCGCGGGTTGCCGGACTGTTCTCGGCGCGCGGCTACAATATCGCCTCGCTCACGGTGGCGCCGACCGAGGACCCGAGCCTGTCGCGCATGACACTCGTCACGAGCGGGTCCGAGGGCGTGGTGGATCAGATCCGTAAGCAGTTGAACAAGCTCGTCGACGTGGTGAAGCTGGTCGATTTGACGGATAATGAGCGTATCGAGCGCGAGATGCTGCTCATCAAGGTGTGTGCCGAGGGCGGCGAGCGTGATGAGATCAAGCGTCTGTCGGATATCTTCCGGGGGCGTATAATAGACGTGACGGATCGCGCCTATACCATTGAACTGACCGGTGACGGCAGCAAGCTCGACGCCTTTATCTCGGTTCTGCAGTCGCGGCGGATTCTGGAGGTGGTGCGCTCCGGGGTCATCGGCATCGCGCGTGGTAACGGCGCCTGCATTCCCGACGCACCCTGA